One Campylobacterota bacterium DNA segment encodes these proteins:
- a CDS encoding ShlB/FhaC/HecB family hemolysin secretion/activation protein has protein sequence MMKRTITLSLLASVSLMAAAPTTGDILRQVEQPKLPETPKALPSVGAGEYKAPLEAKDTVKVFVKSFKFSGNTVFGSDVLAELVKPYEGKELGINALKEVASIITKYYRDRGYFVARAYIPAQSMENGIVEIAIIEGTYGSFDMKNSSLVDTAEVQGFMDHLKQGQIVSTMSLERQMLLINDLSGAQVTNAEVYPGEAVGTSDFRITVSPTPKYNGYAIVDNYGSRYTGENRLSAGGYINSLTGIGDTLSITGLVSNTADLKNIRLGYDRPLGYSGLKGGVSFSLTDYTLDEIENYDAYGRTDSYSAYVSYPTIKTRAHTQTLEASYDHKEMKDSSGTPGALDEAKKQLDALTLKASDKRNTSLAGLPGSLYASAGYTIGHLGLKNGTAITNDAGLNSGGNYTKLALNALHSQYLRDGMTLQSTCKAQKSFGNNLDSSEDLSVGGTNGVRAYEDSELSGDQGYAISLDLIYALPSLRQISHSTSIFLDHAKVWKNDTTFNSDDNIRTLNAVGVGYAMNYGNFDLKATLAHGFGDERRPQSEAEFHTNSNKFLLQGMMRF, from the coding sequence ATGATGAAACGAACCATTACCCTTTCCCTGCTGGCATCGGTCTCTTTGATGGCTGCCGCACCCACGACAGGAGACATCCTCCGCCAAGTGGAACAGCCGAAGCTTCCTGAGACACCCAAAGCGCTACCAAGTGTCGGAGCGGGGGAATACAAAGCGCCGCTTGAAGCCAAAGACACGGTAAAAGTCTTTGTAAAATCGTTCAAATTCAGCGGAAACACCGTTTTCGGATCGGACGTTCTGGCTGAACTGGTCAAACCCTACGAGGGGAAAGAACTGGGGATCAACGCTCTCAAAGAAGTCGCTTCGATCATCACCAAATACTACCGAGACCGGGGCTATTTCGTCGCCCGTGCCTACATCCCCGCGCAAAGCATGGAGAACGGCATCGTCGAGATTGCGATCATCGAAGGGACGTACGGATCGTTCGACATGAAAAACAGCTCTCTGGTCGATACCGCCGAAGTACAGGGATTCATGGACCATCTCAAGCAAGGTCAGATCGTCTCCACGATGAGCCTTGAGCGCCAGATGCTTCTCATCAACGATCTCTCGGGTGCGCAGGTGACCAACGCCGAAGTTTACCCGGGAGAGGCAGTCGGAACCAGCGACTTTCGCATCACCGTCTCCCCGACGCCCAAATACAACGGCTATGCCATAGTCGATAATTACGGAAGCCGCTACACCGGAGAGAACCGTCTGAGTGCGGGTGGTTACATCAACAGCCTCACCGGAATCGGCGATACCCTGAGTATAACCGGGCTCGTCTCCAACACCGCCGATCTCAAAAACATCCGCCTGGGGTACGATCGCCCGCTGGGATATTCGGGACTCAAAGGCGGGGTGAGCTTCAGCCTGACCGACTATACCCTCGATGAGATCGAGAACTACGACGCGTACGGACGGACCGACAGTTACAGCGCCTACGTCAGTTACCCGACAATCAAGACCCGCGCCCACACGCAAACCCTCGAAGCGTCGTACGATCATAAAGAGATGAAAGACAGCAGCGGAACTCCCGGAGCCCTCGACGAAGCGAAAAAACAGCTCGACGCCCTGACGCTCAAGGCAAGCGATAAACGTAATACCTCGCTCGCCGGCCTTCCCGGAAGCCTGTATGCTTCGGCGGGATACACGATCGGCCATCTGGGACTTAAAAACGGTACGGCCATCACCAACGATGCGGGGCTCAATTCGGGAGGCAACTACACCAAACTGGCCCTGAACGCATTGCACAGCCAGTACCTCAGGGACGGAATGACCCTCCAGAGCACTTGCAAAGCCCAAAAAAGCTTCGGTAACAACCTCGATTCTTCCGAAGATCTCTCGGTAGGCGGAACCAACGGCGTTCGGGCTTACGAAGACAGCGAACTCAGCGGCGACCAGGGGTATGCGATCAGCCTCGATTTGATCTACGCTCTCCCGTCGCTGCGGCAGATCAGCCATAGCACCAGCATCTTTTTGGACCATGCCAAAGTGTGGAAAAACGATACGACGTTTAACAGTGACGATAATATCCGCACGCTCAATGCCGTCGGGGTAGGGTATGCCATGAATTACGGCAATTTTGACCTTAAAGCAACCCTTGCGCACGGGTTCGGCGATGAACGCCGCCCCCAGAGCGAAGCGGAATTCCACACCAACTCCAACAAATTCCTCCTGCAGGGAATGATGCGGTTCTAA
- a CDS encoding 30S ribosomal protein S1 gives MAFDNEAFEEENFAEMLEASFKEQESTRITEGEIVEIQEGDNRALVGVGEKLEGIISLDEIRDASGKLLFNVGDKITVMITGHYNERPKISYKKVLEQEKTLAFINAHKDDFESVIVDAVVTKKNKGGYLLEADDVHFFLPRSLAAFKESDNVIGKTVKAQVVKIDPAEASIVVSRRKLFNDERKRKKEVIDALMEEGKIIQGTVKKITSYGMFVDVGGIDGLVHYNEISYKGPVNPSKLYKEGDEVTVKAIAYDKDKRHLSLSIKAVQPDPWKEVEEALDEGDTITVTVSNIEPYGVFVDLGNDIEGFLHISEITWDKNIKHPKDYLTVGQEIDVEVIEINSKTHKLRVSYKRLQPKPFEEFMKKCKEGDVVKGTVTSLTDFGAFVKVGGVEGLLHNQDLSWDKNVKCKETLKVGDEIEVKIAKINAEDEKISLNRKSLEESPIDQFAANHKMNDVVKATVRDVKDFGVFVSLEGGVDALIRNEDLYPLVAEELQIGQTIEAAILVIDAKRDRIRLSVKKLERIKDQEMLNEINDDESNSLGDLIKDQLK, from the coding sequence ATGGCTTTCGATAACGAAGCGTTCGAAGAAGAAAATTTTGCCGAGATGTTAGAGGCGTCTTTCAAAGAGCAAGAGTCTACTCGCATCACCGAAGGTGAAATCGTAGAAATCCAGGAGGGTGACAACCGCGCGTTGGTAGGCGTCGGCGAAAAACTCGAAGGGATCATTTCACTCGACGAGATCCGCGATGCGAGCGGCAAACTTCTTTTCAACGTCGGCGACAAAATTACGGTAATGATTACGGGACACTACAACGAGCGTCCGAAAATCTCGTATAAAAAAGTGCTGGAGCAGGAGAAAACGCTTGCGTTTATCAATGCGCACAAAGACGATTTCGAATCGGTCATCGTCGATGCGGTCGTGACCAAGAAAAACAAAGGGGGATACCTCCTCGAAGCGGACGACGTCCACTTCTTCCTCCCCCGTTCGCTCGCGGCGTTCAAAGAGAGCGACAACGTGATCGGCAAAACGGTTAAGGCCCAGGTCGTCAAAATCGATCCGGCCGAAGCTTCGATCGTCGTTTCGCGCCGCAAGCTCTTCAACGACGAGCGCAAGCGGAAAAAAGAGGTGATCGACGCCCTGATGGAAGAGGGGAAAATCATCCAGGGGACCGTCAAAAAGATCACCAGCTACGGTATGTTCGTAGACGTCGGCGGGATCGACGGTCTCGTTCACTACAACGAAATCAGCTACAAAGGGCCGGTCAACCCTTCCAAACTCTACAAAGAGGGGGATGAAGTAACGGTTAAAGCGATCGCGTACGATAAAGACAAACGCCATCTTTCACTCTCGATCAAAGCGGTTCAGCCCGATCCGTGGAAAGAGGTCGAAGAGGCTCTGGACGAGGGTGATACCATCACCGTTACCGTCAGCAACATCGAGCCTTACGGCGTATTCGTCGATCTTGGGAACGATATCGAAGGGTTCTTGCACATCTCCGAAATCACGTGGGACAAAAACATCAAGCACCCCAAAGATTACCTCACTGTCGGACAGGAAATCGACGTCGAAGTGATCGAAATCAATTCGAAAACGCATAAACTGCGCGTTTCGTACAAACGCCTTCAGCCCAAACCGTTCGAAGAGTTCATGAAAAAATGCAAAGAGGGCGACGTCGTCAAAGGGACGGTCACTTCTCTGACCGATTTCGGCGCATTCGTCAAAGTGGGCGGCGTCGAAGGGCTCCTGCACAACCAGGATCTCTCATGGGACAAAAACGTCAAATGCAAAGAGACGCTCAAAGTGGGTGACGAAATCGAGGTGAAAATCGCGAAAATCAACGCCGAAGACGAAAAAATCTCATTGAACCGCAAATCGCTCGAAGAGAGCCCGATCGATCAGTTCGCGGCAAACCATAAAATGAACGACGTCGTCAAAGCGACCGTACGCGACGTCAAAGATTTCGGCGTCTTCGTATCGCTCGAAGGGGGAGTCGACGCCCTGATCCGTAACGAAGACCTTTACCCCCTCGTCGCCGAAGAACTTCAGATCGGTCAGACGATCGAAGCGGCCATTCTCGTGATCGACGCCAAACGTGACCGTATCCGCCTCTCGGTCAAAAAGCTCGAGCGGATCAAAGATCAGGAAATGCTCAACGAAATCAACGACGATGAGTCGAACAGCCTGGGCGACCTGATCAAAGACCAACTGAAATAA
- the serA gene encoding phosphoglycerate dehydrogenase, translating to MEKYKIVVCDHIHEEGLNILRRDDQIEMVFAADMDKTALLDVIKDADVAITRSSTDVDDKFINAVKGKLKAVVRAGVGVDNVDIPGCSKEGIIVMNVPTANTIAAVELTMTHMLSCMRMFPYSHDHLKNQRVWKREKWYGYELKGKKLGIIGFGNIGSRVGIRSKAFEMDVIAYDPYIHPSKATDVGVKYTTNFEDILACDIITIHTPKNKETVGMIGADEIAKMKDGVVLINCARGGLYDEDALYDGLKSGKIRFAGIDVFNKEPATDHKLLDLDNVTVSPHLGANTFESQYNIAVEAAQQAIEAAKGIAYPHALNLPIDETKIPPFVKPFLEMVQKIGFLSAQINKAPIVSIKVSGRGEIAEYGSSLATFATVGALADMSGETINYVNADFVAKERGIKVESESLPASTVYKNLVTVKLTTDKDVIEISATMFGDDVQRIVDINGFGVDVEPTGNLILFKNTDVPGVIGQVGTLLGAHNVNIADFRLGRNKSGEALAVIIVDSAVSDKTLKELAALNACISVSYARI from the coding sequence ATGGAAAAATATAAAATTGTCGTATGTGACCATATCCATGAAGAGGGGCTGAACATTCTGCGCCGCGACGACCAGATCGAGATGGTTTTCGCCGCCGATATGGATAAAACGGCCCTTCTGGACGTCATCAAAGATGCGGATGTGGCCATTACCCGCAGTTCTACCGACGTAGACGACAAATTTATCAATGCCGTCAAAGGCAAACTCAAAGCGGTCGTACGTGCCGGTGTCGGTGTCGACAACGTCGATATCCCCGGATGTTCGAAAGAGGGGATCATCGTCATGAACGTCCCGACGGCCAACACGATCGCGGCGGTCGAGCTGACGATGACCCACATGCTCTCATGCATGCGGATGTTCCCGTATTCCCACGACCACCTCAAAAACCAGCGCGTCTGGAAACGGGAAAAATGGTACGGTTACGAGCTCAAAGGGAAAAAACTGGGGATTATCGGTTTCGGTAACATCGGAAGCCGCGTGGGTATCCGCTCCAAAGCGTTCGAGATGGACGTCATCGCGTACGACCCTTACATCCATCCTTCCAAAGCGACCGATGTCGGCGTCAAATACACGACCAATTTCGAGGATATCCTTGCCTGCGACATCATCACGATCCATACCCCCAAAAATAAAGAGACGGTCGGCATGATCGGTGCGGATGAAATCGCCAAAATGAAAGACGGCGTCGTCCTCATCAACTGCGCGCGCGGCGGGCTCTACGACGAAGACGCCCTCTATGACGGCCTCAAATCGGGCAAAATCCGTTTCGCGGGTATCGACGTGTTCAACAAAGAACCGGCAACCGACCATAAATTGCTCGACCTGGATAACGTCACCGTCTCTCCGCACCTGGGGGCTAATACATTCGAATCCCAGTACAACATTGCGGTCGAAGCGGCACAGCAGGCGATCGAAGCGGCCAAAGGGATCGCGTATCCCCACGCCCTGAACCTCCCGATTGATGAGACGAAGATCCCTCCGTTCGTCAAACCGTTCCTCGAAATGGTACAAAAAATCGGGTTCCTCAGCGCCCAGATCAACAAAGCCCCCATCGTATCGATCAAGGTGAGCGGCCGCGGCGAGATCGCCGAATACGGTTCATCACTGGCGACCTTTGCAACGGTCGGTGCGCTGGCAGATATGTCAGGGGAGACGATCAACTATGTCAACGCCGATTTCGTTGCCAAAGAGCGCGGGATCAAAGTCGAGTCCGAATCGCTTCCGGCGAGCACCGTCTATAAAAATCTCGTCACGGTGAAACTGACGACGGACAAAGACGTCATCGAGATCAGCGCGACGATGTTCGGCGACGACGTACAGCGTATCGTCGACATCAACGGCTTCGGCGTCGACGTCGAACCGACGGGGAATCTGATCCTCTTCAAAAACACCGACGTCCCCGGCGTCATTGGCCAAGTTGGGACCCTGCTGGGCGCCCACAACGTCAACATCGCCGACTTCCGCCTCGGGCGCAACAAAAGCGGCGAAGCGCTCGCCGTCATCATCGTCGATTCGGCCGTCAGCGACAAAACCCTCAAAGAGCTCGCAGCGCTCAACGCCTGCATCAGCGTCAGCTACGCACGCATCTGA